The following are encoded together in the Humulus lupulus chromosome 5, drHumLupu1.1, whole genome shotgun sequence genome:
- the LOC133780169 gene encoding uncharacterized protein LOC133780169, which translates to MIHGIVELTEEREQATKIHRRMEERVKQYRSLGHTVNLVTSEDRCYPASAITFTEDDLRGVHLPHDDPLVISLQVDHCQLGRVLVDGGSGVDILFWEAFQKMGLEENQIRTSTAPILGFNNQRVYPKGVVRLNVVAAEHTLHVDFLIVESVISYNAIMGRS; encoded by the coding sequence ATGATACACGGGATCGTGGAGCTCACCGAGGAACGAGAGCAGGCAACCAAAATTCATAGGAGGATGGAAGAACGGGTGAAGCAATACAGATCATTAGGCCACACAGTCAACCTTGTCACTTCGGAGGATAGATGCTATCCAGCCTCTGCAATCACCTTCACCGAAGATGACTTACGGGGAGTGCACCTGCCCCATGACGACCCTCTAGTCATTTCGCTACAGGTCGACCATTGCCAGCTGGGAAGAGTTTTAGTCGATGGGGGCAGTGGGGTTGATATTCTCTTCTGGGAAGCCTTTCAGAAAATGGGACTCGAAGAAAATCAGATCAGGACCTCTACTGCACCAATTTTGGGATTTAACAACCAGAGGGTATACCCGAAGGGCGTTGTTCGATTAAACGTGGTAGCCGCAGAACACACCTTGCATGTGGACTTCCTCATCGTGGAATCTGTCAT